One window of Candidatus Methylocalor cossyra genomic DNA carries:
- a CDS encoding DEAD/DEAH box helicase: protein MPWDPRHRHSRKPIGADQMWRYRVQSGIYHTGRLARLLTRTLQGEDDEDLGGIAPMEARLFDLDFDEGGSPLPDTFALALNAWASGMVLRHGIDALRDGTSCAIAGLPSPDPDTPGPMSGYPGFDALSRHLLQALKEQAATLVERDAQGHVRVGDDGQPVPRPADKQWLDAFTRLVVRRCGLPSDLFGISPAAIVIGYRIPRQPRTPDDTDFEPADSLINSCFIPDLRHLSELARQDRDGERLGLPLHRYLRGGPLSQPVDIRSRAGLEKARTLLEPDRFPQGAWPSDHPLVYSQQLAVNAIRDRLLQGTGLFAVNGPPGTGKTTLLRDLVAMVVTERAKVLAALDDPREGFGAAERVPFTDGVEMAYRPLRESLAGFSILVASANNGAVENISLELPRQTAVPEPVLARSDYFRAIAALLGHRKRNPGPVWGLLSAALGNKANRLSFVQNFYWKKPADEHGGPVPERLTDGEGMGYHLRQIEDGKRLPFLSWRDAVLRFEAALRAEAAFREALVHATRLPRLLDTAEARLKAIAATRARAADLRERLAESRRRSSEAIADAERRLEALERARPGWLKIIVTLGQARETYRQARARIEAELRALKAEDPALANHWAELRRLEDAYRRLVAEQARLAGPLSAARDRHNHWLRQLGPSHGAVWPGLDDETRERSAPWYLEDWHRARQEVFLAALDLHRAFVENNAAIFRRNLGVVCAWLTGRRFGATIDAALLDHLCLVVPVVSSTFASVGRMLDQVGPGRVGWLLIDEAGQAAPQQAVGAIHRARRVVVVGDPLQLEPVAAIPRKLEEALAERMAVDDLYRPGRSSAQVLADRATDLGTAIPRAGDGAIWVGCPLRVHRRCDEPMFSISNTIAYGGLMVYGKVSAGDAVPLPASCWIDVNGTEAEDHWIHEEGRALRDLLGVLKQAGADFRKIFLISPFRSVARRLKDMDRGLGLDRTKVGTVHTAQGKQAEIVIVVLGGHPRRPGAKDWAAERPNLLNVAVSRAERRLYLIGNRTEWGRRRFFDQAARMLPARRVQELVEELSLWEGPSAPTAAVDAL, encoded by the coding sequence ATGCCTTGGGATCCCCGGCACCGGCACAGCCGAAAGCCGATCGGCGCGGACCAGATGTGGCGCTACAGGGTGCAAAGCGGAATCTACCATACCGGCCGGCTTGCCCGGCTGCTGACCCGGACGCTCCAAGGCGAGGACGACGAGGACCTGGGAGGGATCGCGCCCATGGAGGCGCGCCTGTTCGATCTCGACTTCGACGAGGGGGGCTCCCCGCTTCCCGACACCTTCGCGCTGGCGCTGAACGCCTGGGCGTCCGGGATGGTGCTGCGGCACGGGATCGACGCCCTGCGCGACGGGACAAGCTGCGCGATCGCGGGCCTGCCGTCGCCGGATCCGGACACCCCGGGCCCGATGAGCGGCTATCCGGGCTTCGACGCGCTCTCCCGGCATCTGCTCCAGGCGCTTAAGGAACAGGCAGCGACCCTCGTCGAACGGGATGCCCAGGGGCACGTCCGGGTGGGCGACGACGGTCAGCCCGTGCCGCGCCCCGCCGACAAGCAGTGGCTCGACGCGTTCACGCGCCTGGTGGTCCGACGCTGCGGGCTGCCCAGCGACCTATTCGGGATATCCCCGGCCGCCATCGTGATCGGCTACCGGATCCCTCGCCAGCCGCGCACCCCGGACGACACCGACTTCGAGCCCGCCGATAGCCTCATCAACAGTTGCTTCATCCCCGACCTACGGCACCTGTCGGAACTCGCCCGGCAGGACCGCGACGGGGAGCGGCTCGGCCTACCGCTCCACCGATATCTTCGGGGCGGACCTTTGTCCCAGCCCGTCGACATCCGCTCCCGGGCGGGGCTGGAGAAGGCCCGGACGCTGCTGGAGCCTGACCGCTTCCCCCAAGGCGCTTGGCCATCGGACCACCCCCTGGTCTACAGCCAGCAACTCGCGGTCAACGCCATCCGGGACCGCCTGCTCCAGGGCACCGGCCTATTCGCGGTCAATGGGCCGCCCGGTACGGGGAAAACCACATTGCTGCGCGATCTGGTCGCCATGGTCGTCACCGAACGCGCCAAAGTGCTGGCCGCGCTCGATGATCCCCGGGAGGGCTTCGGCGCGGCGGAGAGGGTCCCATTCACCGACGGCGTGGAGATGGCCTACCGACCGCTTAGGGAAAGCCTCGCCGGATTCTCCATCCTGGTGGCCTCGGCCAACAACGGCGCCGTGGAGAACATTTCCCTGGAGCTCCCTAGGCAGACGGCCGTGCCTGAGCCCGTGCTGGCGCGGAGCGATTACTTCCGGGCCATCGCCGCTCTGCTGGGCCACCGAAAGCGCAACCCCGGGCCGGTCTGGGGCCTGCTTTCGGCGGCTTTGGGAAACAAGGCCAACCGCCTGTCCTTCGTACAAAACTTCTACTGGAAGAAGCCGGCCGATGAGCACGGCGGCCCCGTCCCGGAACGGCTGACGGACGGGGAGGGAATGGGCTACCACCTGCGGCAAATCGAGGACGGGAAACGCCTGCCGTTCCTGTCCTGGCGAGACGCCGTCCTGCGCTTCGAGGCCGCCTTGCGGGCCGAAGCGGCGTTCCGCGAGGCATTGGTCCATGCCACCCGCTTGCCGCGGCTGTTGGACACGGCCGAAGCGCGGCTGAAGGCCATCGCGGCGACTCGAGCCCGTGCGGCGGACCTGCGCGAGCGGCTGGCCGAAAGCCGAAGGCGGAGCAGCGAGGCGATCGCCGACGCGGAGCGCCGTCTGGAGGCGCTGGAGCGCGCCAGGCCGGGCTGGCTGAAAATCATCGTCACCCTCGGCCAGGCCCGCGAGACCTATCGGCAAGCGCGCGCCCGCATCGAGGCGGAATTGCGCGCCCTCAAGGCCGAGGACCCGGCCCTCGCCAACCATTGGGCCGAATTACGCCGGCTCGAGGACGCCTATCGCCGCCTGGTGGCCGAGCAGGCGCGCCTCGCCGGCCCATTGTCCGCCGCTCGGGACCGCCATAACCATTGGCTGAGGCAGCTCGGGCCGAGCCACGGGGCCGTCTGGCCGGGGCTGGACGACGAGACACGGGAACGGAGCGCGCCCTGGTACCTCGAGGACTGGCACCGGGCGCGCCAGGAGGTCTTCCTGGCCGCTCTGGACCTGCACCGGGCCTTCGTCGAGAACAATGCCGCGATCTTCCGGAGAAACCTCGGCGTGGTCTGTGCCTGGCTAACCGGCCGGCGATTCGGCGCGACCATCGACGCCGCCCTGCTCGACCACCTCTGCCTCGTGGTTCCAGTGGTTTCCTCGACTTTCGCCTCGGTGGGTCGGATGCTGGACCAGGTTGGTCCGGGCCGGGTTGGCTGGCTGTTGATCGATGAGGCGGGTCAGGCGGCCCCGCAGCAGGCAGTGGGGGCCATCCACCGTGCCCGGCGGGTGGTGGTGGTAGGCGATCCGCTGCAGCTGGAACCGGTGGCGGCCATCCCTAGGAAGCTCGAGGAGGCGCTGGCGGAGCGGATGGCAGTCGATGACCTCTACCGGCCCGGACGCTCCTCGGCGCAGGTCCTGGCCGACCGTGCGACCGATCTCGGTACTGCGATCCCGAGGGCGGGCGACGGCGCCATCTGGGTGGGATGTCCGCTGCGGGTCCACCGCCGCTGCGACGAACCCATGTTCTCGATCAGCAACACGATCGCCTACGGCGGGCTGATGGTGTACGGAAAGGTCTCCGCCGGGGATGCTGTGCCGCTGCCGGCGTCCTGTTGGATCGATGTCAACGGCACGGAGGCCGAGGACCATTGGATCCACGAGGAAGGCCGGGCCTTGCGGGACCTGCTGGGGGTGCTCAAGCAAGCCGGGGCCGATTTCCGGAAAATCTTCCTGATCAGTCCGTTCCGCAGCGTGGCTCGGCGCCTGAAGGACATGGATCGCGGGCTCGGCCTGGACCGGACCAAGGTCGGCACGGTCCATACCGCCCAAGGCAAGCAGGCGGAAATCGTGATCGTGGTGCTCGGCGGCCATCCGAGGCGGCCCGGCGCCAAGGACTGGGCGGCGGAGCGGCCCAACCTGCTCAACGTAGCGGTCAGCCGCGCCGAACGCCGGCTCTACCTGATCGGCAACCGCACCGAATGGGGCCGGCGCCGGTTCTTCGACCAGGCCGCGCGGATGCTGCCCGCCCGTCGGGTCCAGGAGCTCGTCGAGGAGCTCTCGCTGTGGGAAGGGCCCTCGGCGCCGACCGCGGCTGTGGACGCGCTGTGA
- the queF gene encoding preQ(1) synthase, whose translation MPTQPSKHLETFANPAATRDYTIRIKIPEFTCLCPKTGQPDFATILVEYVPDRLCVELKSLKLYIWSFRNEGAFHEAVTNRILDDLVAAVRPRFMRVSARFNVRGGIYTTVVAEHREPTWQAPVEVQLP comes from the coding sequence ATGCCCACCCAGCCCAGCAAACACCTGGAAACCTTCGCCAACCCGGCGGCAACCCGGGATTATACGATTCGCATCAAGATACCGGAGTTCACCTGCCTCTGTCCCAAGACCGGACAGCCGGATTTCGCCACCATTCTCGTCGAATATGTGCCCGATCGCCTGTGTGTCGAGCTGAAGTCCCTCAAGCTTTATATCTGGTCGTTCCGCAACGAGGGTGCGTTCCACGAGGCGGTCACCAACCGCATCCTCGACGACCTGGTGGCCGCCGTCAGGCCGCGCTTCATGCGGGTCAGCGCCCGCTTCAATGTGCGCGGCGGGATTTACACCACCGTGGTCGCCGAACACCGGGAGCCCACCTGGCAAGCCCCGGTGGAGGTGCAGCTGCCCTAG
- a CDS encoding class I SAM-dependent methyltransferase — MVAIETYFPNWRSLTIHESSPGDRGASRRLSQECLHYIPSHFFPDQAPGSIVGKFRCENLEALTFADESIDLHVTQDVLEHVFHPSKVFSEIARTLKPGGAHIFTVPLVNKHKPSKLRARVSDDGQIVHIEPPIYHGNPISDEGSLVTVDWGFDICLHIFESCGLFTHRMHMDDLSKGIRAEYIDVLITVKPDTARTRNTIP; from the coding sequence ATGGTAGCCATTGAAACATACTTTCCCAACTGGCGTAGTTTGACCATCCATGAATCCTCGCCCGGTGATCGCGGTGCCAGTAGGCGTCTTTCCCAGGAGTGCCTGCACTATATCCCTTCTCATTTTTTTCCAGACCAAGCACCTGGAAGTATCGTAGGAAAGTTTCGTTGTGAGAATCTGGAGGCACTTACATTTGCCGACGAAAGCATTGATCTACACGTCACACAGGATGTGCTCGAACATGTTTTTCATCCTTCCAAAGTGTTCAGCGAAATTGCTCGGACGCTAAAGCCTGGCGGTGCGCATATTTTCACTGTTCCACTGGTGAACAAACACAAGCCGTCGAAACTGCGTGCGCGAGTGAGCGACGACGGTCAGATTGTGCATATCGAACCCCCTATCTATCATGGTAATCCTATCAGTGATGAAGGTTCGTTAGTCACCGTAGATTGGGGGTTCGATATTTGCCTGCATATCTTTGAGTCCTGTGGCCTTTTTACGCACCGCATGCACATGGATGATCTAAGCAAAGGCATTCGAGCGGAATACATTGATGTGTTAATTACGGTTAAGCCGGACACAGCTCGGACTCGCAACACGATTCCATAA
- a CDS encoding class I SAM-dependent methyltransferase: MFGIIDILKVQYWKVLERLTEIEDSKWYASICKSYSNPPVIVNGKPLPGFPPDDFQIKTTGSAGTTTLREAFNFYRDCRNTFKAMGVPIQPRCRLLDFGVGWGRIARFFLHDLPLENIYGVDVMENFIKVCRQTFGTDNFQVIDPYPPLNFPDNTFDFVVGYSVFSHLSEQACASWMKEFHRILVPGGIVAVTTRARSFFDHCQSLKDNARNKHPSELSEYAKALANLFDDFEAAKARYDNGEFVHSNREGVTGSGAMTAEFYGESFIPEAYARTAYADYFELEKFLFDERRQTQPILFFRRKNKVAS, translated from the coding sequence ATGTTTGGCATTATTGATATTTTGAAGGTTCAATATTGGAAAGTACTGGAAAGGCTCACCGAGATAGAGGATAGCAAATGGTATGCGTCAATTTGTAAGAGCTACTCTAATCCTCCTGTTATAGTTAATGGCAAACCGCTTCCTGGGTTTCCGCCAGACGATTTTCAAATCAAAACAACCGGGAGTGCCGGAACCACGACCTTACGCGAAGCATTCAATTTCTATCGGGATTGCAGAAACACCTTCAAGGCGATGGGTGTACCCATTCAGCCGCGTTGCCGACTATTGGATTTTGGCGTAGGTTGGGGGCGGATAGCCCGATTTTTCCTCCACGATCTTCCTCTGGAGAATATCTATGGGGTTGATGTAATGGAGAATTTTATCAAAGTTTGCAGACAAACCTTCGGAACGGACAATTTTCAAGTCATCGATCCTTATCCGCCGCTGAATTTTCCCGACAACACATTCGATTTTGTGGTGGGCTATTCCGTATTCTCGCATCTTTCCGAACAGGCTTGCGCCAGCTGGATGAAGGAGTTCCATAGAATACTCGTACCGGGCGGGATTGTTGCTGTCACGACTAGGGCACGTTCTTTCTTTGATCACTGCCAATCCTTGAAGGATAACGCCAGGAATAAACACCCCTCGGAACTGTCCGAGTACGCCAAGGCGCTAGCAAATCTGTTCGATGATTTTGAGGCGGCCAAAGCGCGTTACGATAATGGGGAGTTCGTCCACTCAAATCGGGAAGGAGTTACCGGGAGCGGCGCCATGACCGCCGAGTTTTACGGTGAATCCTTCATCCCCGAGGCTTATGCGCGGACTGCATATGCCGATTACTTCGAGCTGGAGAAATTCCTATTCGACGAAAGGCGGCAGACCCAACCCATTCTATTCTTTCGCCGAAAAAATAAGGTGGCGTCGTAG